One genomic segment of Opitutales bacterium includes these proteins:
- a CDS encoding type II toxin-antitoxin system YafQ family toxin yields MLPIVRKSRFKKDFRKLRSASKDVQKLIEVIEILRAEESLDQRYRDHNLIGNYVGYRECHIEPDWLLIYKVENGELILVRTGSHSELF; encoded by the coding sequence ATGCTGCCCATCGTTCGCAAAAGTCGCTTTAAGAAGGACTTCCGCAAACTCCGCTCTGCATCCAAAGATGTGCAGAAGTTGATTGAAGTGATTGAGATACTGAGAGCAGAAGAATCGCTCGATCAGCGGTATCGTGACCACAACTTGATCGGAAACTACGTCGGCTATCGTGAGTGCCATATAGAGCCTGATTGGCTGCTGATTTATAAAGTCGAAAATGGCGAACTGATCTTGGTGCGGACGGGTTCACACAGTGAACTCTTCTAA